CCAAATTAACCCAGACCAATGAACCCTCAGAAGTTTTCTCACAATAAAATATGAATCCATTCACAGCCCTAACGTACGCTAAAATGGCTCCCAAATCCCATCATCTGCTTGGCCCATGAGGCTTAGGTTGTTAAAGGTTGGCCCTTGCTATTACCTAGGTTCGCCCATTATTGCTAGTTGTGACCTCAGTGTGTACCACTTTTGAGCAGCAACGGTTCTTAAATCCCTGCACAAGGAAAAACATGCACTTTAACTGGGTGGTAAGTGCGGGAACAATTCGATAGAGTTGCCAAAAAGCCAATATAGAGAGGTCCATTCTGCTTCCACGAGTTTTTCTCTGATACAGCAGGTAACACCAATTTTATTGACAGGTTAGATCAGGCTGAGTCAATTTTGCAAGCGAATACACCCTTCACGTCTCTGCACAATCCATAAATGTATACATCTCTGCAACACCAAAGCACCTAAATTAATTATCGtataataaacattcacatgtgTTTCCTACATGAGGAGATGGTACAGCAGGGCTCCGCAGGTCAAATATAAATTGACGATCCAGAGGCACCACAGGATTGGTCCTCAAGAGATCTCCGTAACGAGCTCATTCGCCTGAGAGACTGAACATATATTCCAGGCTTGATGATCCATGAACTGCACAAATGATCAGCTGAATCAGTTTAGCCCTCACTCTCTTGGCCGAGCAAGCCAAAGAGAGCTTAACGCACGGAGCCGTGAGAAGTAGTCATGTATGGCAAGGAGTGCACGGGCCGACTGGCGTGTTGTTAATATGCGAAGCATTTGTTGCAGGGTCTGTTGACGCAAATTATCGGCCTGGAAGATGGATAAAGAAGAGGttagatttaaaaaataataataatttcctCAAATTCCATCAGCAACGTACTGAAGACCATTCCTCGTTCATATAAAACAAGAGCTAAGCTTGGGGAAAAACTACCTGGTGGAGGAAATTTTCAAGAGTGCCAAGCTTTCCCATGGCCATTGCCATCTGACCCATATAGTTTGCGACATTACCAGATGATCCTGTGGGCCCCAGCGATCCAGAAGCCAGAGTTTCTGCCAAGGATTGCTGCAGTGCTTCCATGCCCTGTGACAGTGCATCCTCGGCCTGCTGGGAGGACTGTTGTAGGTTACATATCCCCACCAACTGCTGCTCTGTAAGAGGCTCCAGTTGACTTGCAAGTAGCTAGAATGTTGCAGTGAAGTTAACACACAAATTAAccataagaaaaaaatagaaaagcaaaCCAGGACTTACATGCCATGGACAAGGCTGACTACAAAACCGCTTAACAAAGAATTTAGAATAATtagaccaaagaaaaaaaatcaaactagTTCAATGATCTAGGGAAGAAATCTTGATGCTAGAATCATTCTAATATTTGAAGATCATAAAGACATATCACAAAGTTTGCTAATTTTTTCCTACAAATTGGGGCGTCCTACGGTATAAAAGACACATGATGGGCAACAGTTGAATGAAATAGGCTTCAAGAAACTACCAGGAAGTGAAGGAGTCagaaaattaatgcaagaatCTCCGATAATCTGTTGAGGCTATAAAATTTAACTCATGGTTTTGTAGGTAACTAAAACTTTGCCACATCAAGCTGTTTTGGAAAGGCATACATCCTGTGAACTAAATATCAAAGAAGATATCAGTCATTTCTGTATAACAGAGATTGTGTAttcagagaaaagagagaggatgGGGGGTACTCTTGAGACTAATGTGCAAAAATCGAATTTTATTCATGGAAAACTCAAAGCTACATATCTCTAATTTTTTGCACTTCCCAATTCCACCACCCTCCCAATCTCCCACTCCCAAGCCCTTCCCCTCCCACCTTTGGTGGATCTGTGAAAGCATGTACTTATTCCCACATCGCTTATGTGCTAGAGAGATCTGGTACTTGTACAGggccaagaaatccaaataataacttctcaCTAGTCTTTTTTTTGGATGACGTGGTAGGTCATGGgtcattacaaatggtatcagagttgATCCATCCCATGGCCCAATTTAACTAGGTGACACTACAATTAAAGCCTTTTAGACTAACCATAGGTCAATCAtagtgtttgtgattaaatttgataGGGTTTGGACCTTAGCCTGCTAAGAATGCTATGGCGTAACTAGCAAAGTACTGATCTCACCCTCGAACACCATGCTTCCTTGGCTCCATAAAGCTTGCTACAAGCTGCCTTATTGGTCGAATGCATCCCTCGCCTCTCTTCAGCCTCCCCCTACACCTCCATCGCCTCACCCTCTCCTGCAACACCTTATATAGCAAGATCCCCACCTAGGTGGCAGATTCTACTGGAGGGAGTGCATTATAGTGAAAACTTGAGAAAAGGTGGACAACAAATATAGGAACCacagaattttgcatgaattaaATGGTGAACCTCCAAATAATTTTTACAACAGGAACTGAGCTATCCTCCATCTGCACACAACTTCTCATTTTTAGGCACTCACATCGATGTTTATTCTCTAGTTTTCTCCTTTTCTATGATTCTATGATCAGCCTATGACAAGAATTAACAGGCCCTTAAATCGATGGTATTTTTTACAGAATTACCAATTAATGAGCATGCAGAATGAGAAGATTTGCACCTTGAGAAGTTCAGATGACCGGAAACCCCCAAGCCACAGAAAACACCTTTCAGCAGGCGTCTTCCACATCCCTGATAACATGTGAAAAACATCTGCTTTGGCTGCCACACTTTTGAGCctaaaaatttcatcataatGTGCCATGATGCTATCAACAATAGCACGGAGGTCATTGTCACTTGCATGTGAGTTCACTGCAGCCCTCAGCTCATTGATCTGTCGATGTTGTTCTTCCAGCCATCGTGCATATTCCATGTCAAATGCCAAAGCCCCTGTAAGTTGAATAACATAAAATTTTTCTCTGACACTGATAAAAGAGGcaagcatttggatgaatccAAAAATCACAAATGTACTCATTGTTTAGCACATATGGTTACCTAGAATTTTAAAGAAATTTTAGTTGCTTTATTTTGGGAAATACAGTTACATATACCTGAGCAATCCCCAAAttaaagggaaaaaagaatCTGAAACCCTCCCAATTACAATAACAAATCCTGCCTTGCTAATGTACTGAAGTTCCAATGTCTTCATGAACAAATACAATTATACAATTTAGGAATTCTCATTAAGAAACTTTATGAATGAAGTTCATTATAAAAATTAGTCCATTGCAACATAGTGAGCAAAATAGCTTAACAGGTTCGTCTGCAGGTGCCTATTCTAAAGCTATTGTTCTGTAATAATCCAATGTAAATCTTCTAATGAGAATATCAAGTAAGCATTCATCTATTATTTGGATTGATGATTCATAAGAATTTGCTGGAGCATCATGCATCCATGGCATTTCTTTAAATGTAAAATGCTCATCTGAGTACTCTAGCACAGCTTTTTGAATATAGCTccttaaaagaaattaaatcaCAGGGTAGATGCTCTCAGAATACCATTTCCACCCATTGAATGGGTCTGATCTCCTGAGCCTGAAATGAAGATGccctgaaaacaaaaaaaggggTCCACATCATGAGAAACAACCAATATATTTTCTGAATGTAATCTGCTGAATAAAAAGTGTCGTAGAAATAGAGAAGGGATAGCGAGATTAGCATTATGATCATACCTGTTGGCGCGCTCGCTGAAGCTCCTGCTCAAGTTGTGTAAGCTTTAACCTGCTACTCTCTAGTTGTTGCACATATGCCTAGCAGAAGAAATAGCAGTATTAATACAATACTGCAATATCTAAGAAGAAAATATATAGATCCAATTACAAAAGTAAGGTGAAAGATGTGACTGTAAATTGCTCTTCCAACAGTAAAAGTAAAACATCTAGAATCCTAGAGAACAATTATGGgagaaagtaaaaaagaaaagcctTGCAGGCCCACA
The Phoenix dactylifera cultivar Barhee BC4 chromosome 3, palm_55x_up_171113_PBpolish2nd_filt_p, whole genome shotgun sequence DNA segment above includes these coding regions:
- the LOC103706220 gene encoding transcription factor TGA2.3-like, which translates into the protein MGSRIGGAGVEDVKEAAGGMPSFVSSLPGAHQIETDGNNMHPSRVSGLAAIERSIGFRIEDAVDLSRNPLFNPKSSGQSVPSDPLQFGAFSKPLASTDITPAAARIGSLAVPQQKGQQPNLVSSSSGHVENWGESTMADASPKTDTSTDVDTDDKNQRLEKGQAALAAASDSSDRSKDKLDQKTLRRLAQNREAARKSRLRKKAYVQQLESSRLKLTQLEQELQRARQQGIFISGSGDQTHSMGGNGALAFDMEYARWLEEQHRQINELRAAVNSHASDNDLRAIVDSIMAHYDEIFRLKSVAAKADVFHMLSGMWKTPAERCFLWLGGFRSSELLKLLASQLEPLTEQQLVGICNLQQSSQQAEDALSQGMEALQQSLAETLASGSLGPTGSSGNVANYMGQMAMAMGKLGTLENFLHQADNLRQQTLQQMLRILTTRQSARALLAIHDYFSRLRALSSLWLARPRE